A region of Verrucomicrobiia bacterium DNA encodes the following proteins:
- a CDS encoding VPDSG-CTERM sorting domain-containing protein: protein MRNVIMAVGMIGCVVALAAQPASADQITYSLGIANFSGYPAPFGSATVTWNTTTTATIEFDANSTALYQYLFGGTGSVAVNVNATSWSLGTVTGSNPTGFGPTSYSNGGSGNEDGFGSFNQQIKSGQNAYTDASTKIVFGLTDTSGTWANAASVLSPNGSGYVVAAHIYIAGNPASPTDAAFLTGFAVDGGSTSVPDGGSTVALLGVAMLGIGSVRRVFSKK from the coding sequence ATGAGAAATGTAATAATGGCGGTGGGCATGATTGGATGCGTGGTCGCCTTGGCCGCGCAGCCAGCCAGTGCTGATCAAATTACTTATAGCCTGGGGATCGCAAATTTCTCAGGCTACCCAGCCCCCTTCGGCAGCGCGACCGTGACTTGGAACACTACCACCACCGCCACAATCGAGTTCGACGCCAACTCAACGGCGCTTTACCAATATTTATTTGGGGGCACTGGAAGCGTTGCCGTCAACGTGAACGCAACATCGTGGAGCCTTGGCACAGTTACGGGGTCGAATCCGACCGGTTTTGGGCCGACGAGTTACAGCAATGGCGGCAGCGGCAATGAGGACGGATTTGGAAGCTTTAACCAGCAGATTAAGTCCGGCCAAAATGCTTACACGGACGCGTCCACCAAGATAGTATTCGGCCTCACGGATACTTCTGGAACGTGGGCTAATGCAGCCAGTGTCCTGAGCCCCAACGGGTCCGGCTACGTCGTGGCGGCCCATATCTATATCGCGGGTAATCCCGCCAGTCCTACGGATGCCGCATTTCTAACCGGTTTCGCGGTCGACGGCGGCTCCACCTCTGTTCCGGACGGTGGCTCGACAGTCGCCTTGTTGGGCGTGGCGATGCTGGGCATCGGCTCGGTTCGCCGGGTATTCAGCAAGAAGTAA
- a CDS encoding choice-of-anchor tandem repeat GloVer-containing protein — translation MATLVGWFVLVMGQTFANAQTNFQRILSFGPVAQLGSSPRAALMEGSDGMLYGTTYAGGSNNIGTVFRIAKDGSGFGVLHSLSEGSYPYA, via the coding sequence GTGGCAACGCTCGTGGGCTGGTTCGTCCTGGTTATGGGGCAGACCTTTGCGAATGCCCAAACGAACTTCCAGCGGATACTGTCGTTTGGGCCGGTGGCGCAGTTGGGGAGTTCGCCTCGGGCGGCGCTAATGGAGGGGAGTGACGGGATGCTGTATGGGACCACGTACGCGGGCGGGAGCAATAATATCGGGACGGTGTTCAGGATTGCAAAGGATGGGAGTGGGTTCGGGGTGCTGCACAGTCTTTCCGAGGGGTCCTATCCGTATGCG